The genomic window GGGCAGACGCTGTCCGACGGCGCTGAGACCAAGCTGCTCAACAACCCGTCGCTGCGAAGCCACGCCGACCTGGTCTTCACCGGCGCCACCCGCTACCTCAGCCTGCAGACCGCCATCGCGCCGTTCGACAACCTTGAGTGCCGCCGGGCCATCCAATACGCCGTCGACCGCTCGCAGATACGGGCCGTGATGGGCGGGCAGTACGACGGGGGTGACGTCGCCACCACGATGCTGCCACCGGTCACCGAAGGCTACGACCCGGACGCCCACCCGTACGGCTACACCGACGGCACGGCCTATCCCACCACGGCCAAGCAGCACTTGGTGAGCTGCCACAAACCGGGTGGCTTCGACGTCACCCTCGCCGGGCCCAGCAACTCGCCGCGGCTGCAGGAAGCCATGATGGCCATCCAGCACTCGCTGTCCGCGGTCGGCATCAAGGTCAAGATCGTGCAGGTGCCGTCCACGGACTTCTACGCCACCCTGACCTCGCCCGCCAAGCTGAAGAAGGCCGGCTGGGGCATGGCTCTCACCGTCTGGGCCGCCGACTGGCCCACCGGCGGCGGTTTCCTGCGCACCCTGGTCGAGCCCGGCAGCCCGAGCAACTACTCGGGCCTGAACGACCCGAACCTCAACGACATCGTCGAGAAGGCCGACACCCTCACCGACCCCGCCGAGGCCGCCGAGCAGTGGAAGAAAGCGGACGCGACCGCGATGAGCGACTCCACGATGGTGCCGCTGATCTACACCCGCCATCTGGTCTACCGCGGCAGCAGGCTCACCAACGCCTACCAGCAGCAGGTGTTCGGCGGGATCGACCTCACCGCACTGGGAGTTCGGTCGTAGCGGTGGACAGCGCGTTGAGGAAGCCATCGGTCGTACGGCGGTCGCGTACCGCCACCCGCAGCCAGTCCGGGCCGAGACCGGGGAAGGTGTCGGCCCTGCGCACCGCGTAACCCAGGCCCCGCAGCCGCTCCCTGACCTGCCCGGCATCCGCCATTCGCAGCAGCACGAAGGGCGCGGCGGGCGCGTCGCCCGCGACCCGCACCGCGCCGAAACCGCCCAGCCGGCCCAGCAGATACGCCCGGTCGGCGGCCATCTGCCGGGCGGCGTCGGCCGCCTCGGCAAGGGCGTCCGCGCCCATGCAGGCAACGGCGGCCGCCAGCGCGGGCGTCGACACCGCCCACAGCGGCTGGGCGCGCTCCAGCGCCGCGATCTGCTCGCGCGCGCCCAGGACGTAGCCGATCCGCAGTCCGGCGAGCCCCCAGGTCTTGGTGAGGCTGCGCAGCACCAGCAGCCCCGGCACCTCGCGCGCCGCGGCCAGCGACTCCGGCTCGCCCGGCACCGCGTCCATGAACGCCTCGTCCACCACCAGGGTCCGCCCCGGTCGCGCCAACTCCCGTACGAGCGTCGCCGGGTGCAGCACCGACGTCGGATTCGTCGGGTTGCCGAGCACCACCAGGTCGGCGTCCCGCGGCACCGCGGCCGGGTCCAGCAGGAAACCGTCCGCGGCCGGCAGCAGCACCCGGTCCACCGGGTGGCCCGCGGCCCGCAGTGCCGCCTCCGGCTCGGTGAACTGCGGGTGCACCACCACCGCGTGCCGCGGCCGCAGCGCCCTGGCCAGCAGCACGAAGGCCTCGGCGGCACCCGCGGTCAGCAGCACCTCCCGCTCGTCCGCCCTGCCGTGCCGCAGCGCGACCGCCAGCCGGGCGGCCCGCCCGTCCGGATAGCCGGCAAGTCCGGTCAGCGAGGCGGCGATCCACTCGGCCAGCCACGGCGGCGGCGTGCCCGTACGGACGTTGACCGCCAGGTCCACCAGTCCCTCGCCGACCTCCGCGTCACCGTGGTGCCCGAGGTCGTAGCCGTCGCCGGCGGTCCGCCCGCCGCGTTCAGTGGGTGTGAGCATGGCTGTGACCGTGGCCGCCGTGCGGGTGGGACGGGTCGTCCGGGTGGTGGTGCGGCAGCTGCGGCCGGCCGACCCGGTCCTCGAAGCCGGGCATCGGCACCCGGTAGACGCAACTGTCGCAGTTCATCCGCAGATCGCCCTCCAGCGCCTCGCGATAGCGCTCCATCACCAGCTCCGCCAGCTCCGGCGCCGGGCCGATCACGTCCGCGCACCGCACCTCGGTGCCGCCGCCCGGCCCGGCCGCCCACACCGCGGCCTGCTCGCGTACCCGGTCCGGCAGCACCCCGTTGAAGAGGAAGTACGGCAGCACCACGACCGTCCGCGCGCCCAGCCGCCGGCAGCGGTCGAGGCCGGCCGGGACCGACGGCTCGGCCAGCGACACGAACGCGGCCTCCACGCCCGCGTATCCGCGGCCCTCCCACAGCAGCCTGGCCGCCTTGAAGACCTCGGCGTTCGCGTCGGGATCGGTCGAGCCGCGCCCGACCAGCAGCACCGTCGCGCCCGCCCGGTCCGCTCCCGCGAGCGCCTCGTCCACCCGCCGCTCAAGCACCGCGAGCAGCCCCGGGTGCGGCCCCAGCGGCCGCCCGTACGCGAACGACGTCCCCGGGTGCCGTTGCTTCTCCCGGGCCAGCGCCGCCGGGATGTCGCCCTTCGCGTGCCCCGCGGAGACCAGCACCAGCGGCACCGCGGCGAAGTCCCTCACGCCCGCGTCGGCCAGCGCCGCGACCGAGTCGGCCAGCGGGGGCGGCGACAGCTCGATGAAGCCGCCGCCGACCGGCAGCCCCGGGTGGGCGGCGCCCAACTCCGCCACGAAGGAGCGGAAGGCGCTCGCGCCCGCCTCGTCACGGGTCCCGTGGCCGACGAGGAGCAATGCGGGGGGTGTCACAGGTCGTTCTCCTTGGATTCTCGTACTGCGGCAGGGGTGTAGAGCAGCGCGTTGAGCGCGGCGGCGGCCACCGCGGAGCCGCCCTTCTCCGAGATGTTGCTCACCGCGGGCAGGCCGGAAGCGCGCAGGTGGGCCTTGCTCTCCGCGGCGCCCACGAAGCCGACCGGCAGGCCGATCACCAGCGCGGGGGCCGCGTCCAGCACGAGCAGTTCCTCCAGCGCGGTCGGCGCGCAGCCGATCACCCACACCGCGCCCGGGCCGACCTGCTCGTACGCCAGCCGGACCGCGTGCGCGCTGCGGGTCAGCCCCTGTCCCGCCACCGCGTCGGCGAGCCGGCACACCGCCCGGCGGGCGGTGATGCCCGCCGCGACCATGCCGACGTCGGCCACGATCGGCGCACCGGCGTGCAACGCGGTGTGCGCGGCGGCCAGTTCGGCCTCGTCCGCCACCAGGTCGGTGGCGTAGGCCAGGTCCGCGCTGGAGTGGATCACCCGCTCCAGCACCGCGCGGCGCAGCGGCGGAAGCCCCGAGGTGTCAAGGCGCGAGCGCAGGATGCGGAAGGACTCCTGCTCGATGGGGTGCACGACGCGGTTCACGCGCCACCGCCTTCGCCGTCCCGGCCGGCCTGCCAGCGGTAACCGCGCGGCGTCACCATCCGGCCCGCGACGACACGGGAGGCGGTGTTGCCGACGGTGACCACCGAGACCATGTCCACGGTGGCCGGGTCGACGTCGGCCAGGGTGGTGACGGTGACCTCCTCGTCCGGGCGGGACGCCGCCCGTACGACGCCGACCGGTGTGCGCGGCCCGCGGTGCTCGGCCAGCAGCGCCAGGGCCTTCGGCAGCTGCCAGTCGCGGCCGCGGCTGCGCGGGTTGTAGAAGGTGACCACCAGGTCGGCGGCGGCCGCCGCCCGCACCCGGCGCTCGATCACCTCCCACGGGGTGTGCAGGTCCGACAGGCTGATCGACACGTGGTCGTGGCCCAGCGGGGCGCCCAGCAGCGACGAAGCCGCCAGGGCCGCGGTCACGCCGGGCACGCCGACGACGTCGATGTCGTCAGCGGCCTCCGCCAGGGCCGGCGAGGCCATCGCGTACACCCCGGCGTCACCGCTGCCGACCAGCGCGACCGCGTGGCCCGCGCGGGCCTCGGCCACCGCGGTGCGCGCCCTTTCCTCCTCGGCGCCCAGCCCCGACTCCAGCACCCGGGTGCCGGGCGGCAGCAGATCGCGGATCTGCGCCACGTACTGGTCGAGGCCGACGACGATCGAGGCCCGGCGCAACTCCGCTGTCGCGCGGGGCGTCAGCAGGTCCCGGGCGCCCGGGCCGAGCCCCACGACCGCCAGCCGCCCGCGCGGCCTGCGCCGCGCCACCGCGGCCGTGGCCATCGCCGACTTCCGCTTCTCGGCGACGAGTTCGCCGCCGGGGCCGGCCGCCAGCAGGGCCGCCGCCTCGGCGACCGACGGGGTGCCGACCGCGACCAGCGGCGCCGCCGAGGGATTGGGCACGGCCACCAGGGCCAGCGCCTCGGCCCCGAACGTGACCAGCGGCACGCCCAGCAGGGCCGCCGCCCCCACGATCCCGGCCTCGTCCTTCTTGGCCTCGACGGTGGCCATCCGCCAGACGCTCCCCTCCGCGAGCCCGGCCTCCGCCAGGCACCCCCTGACCAGCCCGACCACTTCCCCGACCCCGGCCCCCCGGCTCCCCCCGACCCCCACCACCAGCCCCGGCGGCCGCACCACGACGGTCCCCTCCCCGCCCTCCACAACCCGATCCGTGACCCAGACGACGAGACCACTTTCGCTCGTCGCGGCAGTGGGGTCGGGGGTGGGGCGTTCGGTCCCGCGCGTGGGCGGGGCAGCCGGGCCGGTGGCGGCGCGGCCCGTCGCACCCGGTGGTGGGGTGGTGGGGAGGGGGGGGAGGGGCCAGGTGGCGTCCTCGTGGAGGTGGACGGGGGTGCCGTCGAGGAGGGCGCGGGTCACGGCGGGGATCGCGCCCTCCGCGGGGTAGGGGAGGGTGTCGAGGGCCGGCGTGCCGGTCGCGTCGGTCCCCGTCGTGATCACCGGCGAGGTGGTCAGGACCGTCGACACCGCGAGCGCCAGCGCGTTCGCCCCGGCGGCGTGGCCGCCGAGCAGGGCGATCGCGTGGCGGTGGGCCTCGTCCACCGTCACGACGGCCGGGTCGGCGGTCTTGCCGGCCAGCAGCGGGGCGAGCAGCCGCACCGCCGCACCCGTGGCGAGGAAGAGGACGAGCTGGTCGCACTCGGCGAAGGCGACGGGGAGCAGGTCGCGGACGGGGGCGCCGTCGTAGCGGCGGGTACGTTCCGGCCACGCGGCGGCGAGCCGGTCGCAGCCGGTCCTGCCCGCCGCGGTGGCGGAGATGAGGCCGATCACGCGGGTGCTCCTTCGGTACGGGTGGCGGTGGGCCGCTCGGCCCACAGCACGAAGACGGGGTTGGCCGCGGCGAGCCGGGTGACTCCGCCGGGCAGCGGTGCCAGGCGGGAGGACTGCAGGAGGACGCCATCGGCCGCAAGGCCCGCCGCCCCGAGGGCGGCACGGACCTCGGCGACCCGGTCGACCGCCGCGAGCGTCACGACCACCGCCCGCCGCGCCCGCCGCGCGCACGCGGCCACGACGGCCGCCACGTCGGAGCCGCCGCCGCCGACGAAGACGGCGTCGGGGTCGGGCAGCCGCCCGAGCACCGCGGGCGCGCGGCCCAGCACCGTCTCGACGTCCACCCCGTGGGCCGCCGCGTTGGCCCGCACCCGGGCCACCGCCTCTGCCGACTTGTCGACCGCGACGACCGCCGCTCCGAACCGCGCGCACTCCACGGCCACCGAGCCGGACCCGGCCCCGATGTCCCAGACCAGCTCTCCGGTACGCGGCCCGAGCCGCGCCAGCGCCAGCGCCCGTACCTCGAACTTGGTGACCATCGAGTCCCGGTGCGAGAAGTCCTCCTCGGGCATCGCCCATCCGGCGGGAGCGCCGGCCGGCCCGGCGACCGTGGCGGCGGCGGGCGCCGGGGCGCCGGGCCGCAGGCACAGCACGACGCTCACCGCGTCGCCCCAGTCCCGCGCCGCGGCCTCCGCCGGGGAGACGGTGACCACCGCCTCGTCCGGGGAGCCGAGCCCGGCGGCGACCACGAGCCGCCGGTCCAGGCCGGTACGGGCCAGCGCCGCCCCCAGTTCGGCCGGCCCGGCGCCGGGCCCGGTCAGGACGGCCGCCTTCTGGTGCGCCCGGCACACGTTCACCGCGGCCCGCAGATCCCGCCCGTGCGCGCTGACCACGACCGCGTCGTCCCAGCTCAGCCCGGCCCGGGCGAAGGCGACCGCGACGGACGGCGCCGACGGCCGTACGTCGAGCGCCGCCGCGCCGAACCGCGCGCCCAGCGCCCGTACGATCCCGAAGAAACCGGGGTCGCCGGACGCCAGCACCACCACCCGGCGGCCGGCGGCCGCGCAGGCGCCGATCTCGTCGAGCGCAGGAGCCAGCGGCCCGAGCACCAACCGCCGGGCGCCGCTCGGGAGTTCGGCCGCGTCGAGATGGCGGGCCGCCCCGACGACCAGGTCGGCGGCGCCGACGACCGGCGGCGGCCCGCCCGTCCCCGTACCGATGACCGTGATCACCGCGTCAGCCACGGGACTCGCGCAGTTCGCGCCGCGCGACGGGGTCGGCCCGCCGGAAACCGTGGAAGTGCCCGGGGTGGTAGAGGTGTGACCGCGTCCCCGACGCGGACAGCGCCGGCCCGACCAGGAAGAGCGTGTGCTTCCACAGGCGGTGCGCCTTGACGGTCTCCTCCAGCGTCGCGATCGTGCAGTGCAGCAGCAACTCCTCGGGCCAGCTCACCTGGTGGGCGACGATGACCGGCGTGTCCGTCGGATAGCCGCCCTCCAGCAGCTCGGCGGCGAGCTGCCCGGACCTGGCGGCGGACAGGAAGACCGCCATCGTCGTCCCGTGCCGGGCGAACTCCCGCACCTCCTCACCCGGCGGCATCGGCGTCTTCCCACCGCCGAGACGGGTCAGCACCACCGACTGGGCGACCTCGGGAATCGTCAACTCCCGCCCGGCCAGCGCCGCGACCGCCGAGAACGACGACACCCCCGGCACGATCTCGACCTCGATGCCGAGGTCCGCGCAGCGGTCGACCTGCTCCTGCGTACCGCCCCACAGTGCGGGATCGCCCGAGTGGATCCGCGCGCAGCGCAGGTCCTCCCGCTGAGCGCGCTGGTAGACCGCGACGACGTCCTCGAGCGACATCGTCGCCGAGTCCAGGATCTCCGCCTCCGGCCTGGCGTGTTCGAGTACCGCCGCCTGCACCAGACTCGCCGCCCAGATGACGATGTCGGCGGCGGCGATGGCCGCGGCGGCCCGGAAGGTGAGCAGGTCGGCCGCGCCCGGCCCCGCGCCCACGATGGTGACCTTGCCGCTCACAGTTTCCCTCCCCGGCCGTCCCGCCGCGGGGGCGCGATCAGCGTCGACAGATACGGCAGCGGGCCGTCGAGCAACCGGGCCGCCGGACGGATCGACTCCTCCGGCAGCCCCAGCGCGCTGCCCCACACGGCACCTTCGGTCCTGCCGGTCGCCGCCAGCGCGGCCGCGACCTCGGCCGCCAGCCGGCCGAATTTGTACGCCACGACCGTGCCCGGGCCTTCGAGCGCCGCCTTGAGCACCGCGGCCCCGGCGGTCACCGGCACCAGCGTCAACGGCTCGGTGCCCTCAGCCAGTACGGCCCCACTGCGGGCCGCCAGGTCCTGCATCGCGGTGATACCCGGCACCGAGCTGATGTCCGCCTGCGGCAACAACTCACCGATGGTGTGCGCGAGATAGGTGAACGTCGAGTAGACGTTCGGGTCCCCGATCGTCGCGAAGGCCACCGAGCCGTGCGTGCGCAGCAGTTCGGCGACCCGCGCCCCGGCCGCGTCCCACGCGGCCTCGCGGCGGGCCCGGTCGGACCGCTCGTTCAGCGCGAAGACCACCTGGACGATCCGGTCCGCCGCCACGTAGTGCCGTACGGTCGCCTCCGCGCGGCCCGTCTCGCCGGTGTCCAGCACCGGCACCACCACCGCCCCGGCGGCGCGCAGCGCGTTCACCCCTTTGACCGTCACCAGTTCCGGGTCACCGGGGCCGACCCCGACCCCGGTCAGTCGCAGGTCCATGCGGCACACCTCTCGACGAAACGGGTCGCGAGCGACGGCTCGGCGGCCCAGTGCAGATGCAGATACGAGGCGTGCACGGCACCGTCCACGAAGCCCTCGGTGCGGCGTTCGGGATGCGTGAAGCCCCACGCCGGGGCGGCGCCCCGCGGCGGGTCCACCGCCGTGCGGTGGAACTCGTGCCCGCGCAGCCGGGTGCCCGGTGCGGCGAGCGCGCTGCCGGTCAGCGCGACGGCCTCGCGGTAGCCGAGGGTGAGGCGGCCGGTCATCGTGGCCGCGACCGGCAGCCGGCCGCACATCGGCCGGCCGTCGAGGGTGCGGGACAGGTAGAGCAGGCCCGCGCACTCCGCGGCGACCGGGCCGGGGAAGCCGGCGATCTCCTGGCGGAGGGCGGCGTTGGCGGCGAGCTCCGCCGCGTGGAGTTCGGGGAAGCCGCCACCGAGGATGACTCCGTCGGTGCGCGGGGGGAGCGACTCGTCCGTCAGGGGGTCGAACGGGGTGACCTCCGCTCCCGCCGCCGTGAGCAGTTCGGCCTGTTCTGCGTAGTGGAAGGTGAAGGCGGGGCCGGTGGCGAGGGCGACGCGCACGCGGGGCGCCCCACCCACCGGGCCCCCGCCCCCGGTCCTCGAACGCCGGACGGGCGGGATCTGCCCGGCCGCCGTGTCCACCTCCCTCGCGGGGTCCCAGGGCTCGGCCTGGAGCGCGGGTGCCGTACGAGCCAGGGCGAGCAGCGCGTCCAGGTCGCAGGACTCGCGGACGGCGGCCGCCGCCGCCCGGACGAAGTGCCGTGCGTCGGTGGCTCGTTCGGCGGCCGGGACCAGGCCGAGGTGGCGGGAGGGCACGACCAGGCCGGTGTCGCGCCGCATCGCGCCGAGGCAGGGCACCCCGACCTCCTCCAGCGCCTCGCGCAGGATGCGCTCGTGCCGGTCCGAGCCCACCTTGTTGAGCAGCACCCCGCCGATCCGCAGCCGCGGGTCGAAGGACGCGAAGCCGTGGACGAGCGCGGCCACCGACCGGGCCTGGGCGGACGCGTCGACGACCAGCACCACCGGGGCCCGCAGGATCGTGGCGACCTGGGCGGTGGAGGCCAGCTCGCCCTGGCCGGCGGCGCCGTCGAAGAGGCCCATCACGCCCTCCACGAGGGCCAGGTCGCAGCCGGCGGCACCGTGCAGGAAGAGCGGGGCGACGCGCTGCGGGCCGCACAGGTACGGGTCGAGGTTGCGGCCTGGGCGGCCGGTGGCCAGGGCGTGGTAGCCAGGGTCGATGTAGTCCGGGCCGACCTTGTGCGCGGACACGGCGAGGCCGGCGCCGGCGAAGGCGGCCATCAGACCGGTCGCGACGGTGGTCTTGCCGCTGCCGGAGGTGGGCGCGGCGATGACGAGGCGGGCTACCACTCGATGCCCCTCTGCCCCTTCTGGCCGGTGTCCATGGGGTGCTTGACCTTCGACATGTCGGTGACGAGGTCGGCGGCGTCGACCAGCGCGGGCGGTGCGTTGCGGCCGGTGATCACCACGTGCTGGGTGCCCGGCCGGTCCCGCAGCACCGACACGACCTCGGCGGTGTCGACCCAGCCCCAGTGCATCGGGTACGCGAACTCGTCCAGCACGTACAGCCGGTAGGTCTCCGCCGCGAGGTCCCGCTTGACCTGCTGCCAGCCTTCGACGGCGGCCTCCTCGCTGCTCTCCGGCGAGCGCTGCACCCACGACCAGCCCTCGCCCATCTTGTGCCAGGCCACCGTGCCGCCCTCGCCGGAGGCGCCGAGCACCCGCAGCGCCCGCTCCTCGCCGACCTTCCACTTCGCGGACTTCACGAACTGGAAGACCCCGACCGGCCAGCCCTGATTCCACGCGCGCAGCGCGAGGCCGAAGGCCGCCGTCGACTTCCCCTTGCCGACGCCGGTGTGCACGATCGTCAGCGGGCGGTTGCGGCGCTGCCGGGTCGTCAGACCGTCGTCGGGCACCGTGCTCGGCTGTCCCTGCGGCACTAGGCGGCCCTCCTGATGTCCTTGACCAGGGCGGACACCGTGTCCGCCCGCAGTTCCCCCAGCGTGACCGCGACCCCGGCGAGGTCGGCGGCGAGCGCGCCCGCCAGGCCGAGGCGTACCGGCCCCGACTCGCAGTCCACCACCACCGCGGCCGTGCCCGCCGCGGCCAGCAGCCGGGCCGCCCGGGCGCCCAGCGCCACCGGATCGGGGCCGCCGGTGGCCCGCCCGTCGGTCACCACCACCAGCAGCGGGCGCCGCGACGGGTCGCGCAGCCGCTCGATCCGCAGCACCTCGTGCGCCTTCAGCAGGCCCGCGGCCAGCGGCGTACGGCCGCCGGTCGGCAGCGTCTCCAGCCGGGCCGCGCCCGCGTCCACCGAGGACGTCGGCGGCAGGGCCAGCTCAGCGCCGGTGCCGCGGAAGGTGACCAGTCCGACCTTGTCGCGCCGCTGGTAGGCGTCGAGCAGCAGCGAGAGCACCGCGCCCTTCACCGCCGACATCCGCTGCCTGGCCGCCATCGAACCCGATGCGTCGACCACGAACAGCACCAGGTTGCCCTCGCGGCCCTCGCGTACGGCCTGCCGCAGGTCGTCCCTGCGCAGCACGAGTCCGGGGCCGCTGCGCCCCCTCGCCCGCTGGTGCGGTGCCGCCGCCTGCACGGTCGCCGCCAGGTGCAGCTTGCCGAGGGCGCCGTCCGGCCGCCGGGCCCCGGTCGTCCGCCCCTGTGCGGTCCGCGCCCGCGAACGCCGGCCCGCCGCGCCCTCGCCGAGCCCCGGTACGGTCAGCGTCCGCGCCTTGAACGGCTCGGCTGCCGGTGCCGCGGGCTGCTCGCCAGGACCGGCCTCGCCGCCGGGCGCCGGCGGCGGGCTGTCGGACGGGGCGTCCCCGGCGGCCGGGTGCGGCCGGTCGCCCTCCGGCGCACCGCCGTCCGGCTCCGGCTGCCCGCCGCCGCCCCCGCCGCCGTCCGGGTCGGGATCGGGGTCCGGTCCGCCGTCCCCGTCCCCCTTCCCGGGGTCGGAATCGGGGTCGGAATCGGGGTCGTGGTCGGGCTCGGAGTCAGGGTCCGGTCCGGCTTCCGCCCAGGCCTGCTCCAGCGTCTGGTCGAGCTTGTCCTCGTCAAGCCCCGGCGCGTCGAAGGGATTACGGCGCCGCCGGTGCGGCAGCGCGAGCAGCGCCGCCTGCCGGATGTCCTCGGCCAGCACCACGGTGCGGCCCGCCCAGGCGGCCAGCGCCGACGCGGTGCGGGCCATCACGATGTCGGCGCGCATCCCGTCGACCTCGAAGGCCGCGCAGGTCGCCGCGATCTGCCTCAGAGCCGCGTCGCCGAGCCGCACGTCGGGCAGCAGCGCGCGGGCGGCGACGATGCGTTCGCGCACCTCCTGCTCCTGCGGCGCCCAACGCGCCGCGAAAGCGCCCGGGTCGGCGTCGTAGGCCAGCCGCCGCCGCACCACCTCGACGCGCTCGTCGGTCTCGCGGGACGCGGCGACCTCCACCGTCAGCCCGAAGCGGTCGAGCAACTGCGGCCGCAGCTCGCCCTCTTCGGGGTTCATGGTGCCGACCAGCAGGAAACGGGCCGCGTGCCGCACCGAGACGCCCTCGCGCTCGACGTAACTCGCCCCCATCGCGGCCGCGTCAAGCAGCAGGTCGACCAGGTGGTCGTGCAGGAGGTTGACCTCGTCGACGTACAGCACCCCGCGGTGCGCGGCCGCGAGCAGGCCAGGCTCGAAGGCCTTGACGCCCTCGGCGAGCGCGCGCTCGATGTCCAGCGCGCCGACGAGCCGGTCCTCGGAGGCGCCGACCGGCAACTCCACCAGCCGCGCGGGCCGTTCCACGGCGCCGCCGCCGTCCGCCGGATGCGGCCCGTCGGGGCACTGCGGGTCCGCGGCCCCGGGTTCGCAGGAGAACCTGCACCCGGGCACCACCCGCAGCCCGGGCAGCAGCGCGGCCACCGCCCGCACCGCCGTCGACTTCGCGGTCCCCTTCTCCCCCCGCACGAGCACCCCGCCGACGGCGGGCGACACCGCGTTGAGCACCAGGGCGAGCCGCAGATCCTGCTGCCCGACCAGTGCGGTGAACGGATACGGCATCGTCACGATGACTCCTCGTCGCTGTTCGTCACGCCCGGCACATCCAGCCCACTGCGCCTCTCCAGCCCGCCCGGCGTATCCAGCCCGTCCGGTGTTTGAGGACCGGGGTCCGGGGCGGAGCCCCGGTTTCGGGAAGGGGCGGGGCGGGGAGCAGAGCCCGCCGCAGGCGCCCTCACGCGTCCCCCTCCAGGTCGCCCTCCAGGGCGAGATACGTCTCGCGCAGCCGCGCCAGCGTGGCCGCGTCGGGCTCGGCCCACAGCCCCCGCTCCGCCGCCTCAAGCAACCGCTCCGAAATCCCCCGCAGGGCCCAGGGATTGGACTTCCGCATGAAGTCCGCGTTCTCCGCGTCGAAGACGTACTCCGACGCCAGCCGCTCGTACATCCAGTCGTCCACCACACCGGCGGTGGCGTCGTAGCCGAACAAGTAGTCGACGGTGGCGGCCATCTCGAAGGCCCCCTTGTAACCGTGCCGCCGCATCGCCGCCATCCAGCGCGGGTTGACGACCCGCGCACGGAAGACCCGGTGGGTCTCCTCGCCCAGCGTGCGCGTCCTGACCTGGTCGGTCAGCGCGCTGTCGCCGACGTAGGCCTCCGGCGAGGACCCGGTGAGATGGCGGACCATGGCCACCATGCCGCCGTGGTACTGGAAGTAGTCGTCCGCGTCGACGAGGTCGTGCTCCCGGGTGTCGACGTTCTTCGCCGCCACCTGGATGCGGCGGAAGGCGGCCTCCATGTCGCCGCGCGCGGGCCGCCCGTCCAGCCCGCGGCCGTACGCGTAGCCGCCCCACACCGCGTAGACCTCGGCGAGGTCGGCGTCGGAGCGCCAGTTGCGCGCGTCGATCAGCGGCAGCAGGCCGGCGCCGTACGCCCCGGGCTTGGAGCCGAAGATCCGCGCGGTGGCCCGCCGCCGGTCGCCGTGCAGGGCGGTGTCCTCATCGGCGTGCGCACGCACGTAGTTGACGTC from Streptomyces sp. NBC_01198 includes these protein-coding regions:
- the cobO gene encoding cob(I)yrinic acid a,c-diamide adenosyltransferase, whose translation is MPQGQPSTVPDDGLTTRQRRNRPLTIVHTGVGKGKSTAAFGLALRAWNQGWPVGVFQFVKSAKWKVGEERALRVLGASGEGGTVAWHKMGEGWSWVQRSPESSEEAAVEGWQQVKRDLAAETYRLYVLDEFAYPMHWGWVDTAEVVSVLRDRPGTQHVVITGRNAPPALVDAADLVTDMSKVKHPMDTGQKGQRGIEW
- a CDS encoding cobyrinate a,c-diamide synthase, coding for MVARLVIAAPTSGSGKTTVATGLMAAFAGAGLAVSAHKVGPDYIDPGYHALATGRPGRNLDPYLCGPQRVAPLFLHGAAGCDLALVEGVMGLFDGAAGQGELASTAQVATILRAPVVLVVDASAQARSVAALVHGFASFDPRLRIGGVLLNKVGSDRHERILREALEEVGVPCLGAMRRDTGLVVPSRHLGLVPAAERATDARHFVRAAAAAVRESCDLDALLALARTAPALQAEPWDPAREVDTAAGQIPPVRRSRTGGGGPVGGAPRVRVALATGPAFTFHYAEQAELLTAAGAEVTPFDPLTDESLPPRTDGVILGGGFPELHAAELAANAALRQEIAGFPGPVAAECAGLLYLSRTLDGRPMCGRLPVAATMTGRLTLGYREAVALTGSALAAPGTRLRGHEFHRTAVDPPRGAAPAWGFTHPERRTEGFVDGAVHASYLHLHWAAEPSLATRFVERCAAWTCD
- a CDS encoding putative cobaltochelatase — translated: MTMPYPFTALVGQQDLRLALVLNAVSPAVGGVLVRGEKGTAKSTAVRAVAALLPGLRVVPGCRFSCEPGAADPQCPDGPHPADGGGAVERPARLVELPVGASEDRLVGALDIERALAEGVKAFEPGLLAAAHRGVLYVDEVNLLHDHLVDLLLDAAAMGASYVEREGVSVRHAARFLLVGTMNPEEGELRPQLLDRFGLTVEVAASRETDERVEVVRRRLAYDADPGAFAARWAPQEQEVRERIVAARALLPDVRLGDAALRQIAATCAAFEVDGMRADIVMARTASALAAWAGRTVVLAEDIRQAALLALPHRRRRNPFDAPGLDEDKLDQTLEQAWAEAGPDPDSEPDHDPDSDPDSDPGKGDGDGGPDPDPDPDGGGGGGGQPEPDGGAPEGDRPHPAAGDAPSDSPPPAPGGEAGPGEQPAAPAAEPFKARTLTVPGLGEGAAGRRSRARTAQGRTTGARRPDGALGKLHLAATVQAAAPHQRARGRSGPGLVLRRDDLRQAVREGREGNLVLFVVDASGSMAARQRMSAVKGAVLSLLLDAYQRRDKVGLVTFRGTGAELALPPTSSVDAGAARLETLPTGGRTPLAAGLLKAHEVLRIERLRDPSRRPLLVVVTDGRATGGPDPVALGARAARLLAAAGTAAVVVDCESGPVRLGLAGALAADLAGVAVTLGELRADTVSALVKDIRRAA